The Bradyrhizobium sp. WBAH42 genome includes a window with the following:
- a CDS encoding ABC transporter ATP-binding protein gives MTSAATKPIVAQAPVLSVAGLTTSFMLERQWLPVVRNVSFDIAPRETVAIVGESGSGKSVTALSIMRLIPKEIGRVEGRVMLSGRDLLALPEAGMKDIRGNDVAMIFQEPMTSLNPVLTIGFQIAEALIQHRGLSRAAAEAETIRLLDRVRIPAAASRFHEHPHRFSGGMRQRVMIAMALACKPKLLIADEPTTALDVTIQAQILELLKELQQEEGMSILFITHDMGVVAEIADRTVVMYGGQAVETDATARIFAAPAHPYTRALLAAVPRLGSMDGRPRPMRFPIVDKVTGTSDEPSETPDTVSPAARPLLEVSNLTTRFPIRSGLFGKVSGRVHAVENVSFTLRAGETLALVGESGCGKSTTGRSILKLTEPDSGTVLIDGQDVLAMNGRALRDVRKHMQIVFQDPFASLNPRMSVGTAIAAPLLANGLATASQARDKVADLLVRVGLSADMAARFPHEFSGGQRQRICIARALALGPKLIVADEAVSALDVSVKAQVVNLMLDLQASMGLAYLFISHDIAVVERMSHRVAVMYLGEIVEIGPRASVFGNPQHPYTRKLMAAVPVPDPSRRGTRRQASNDEIRSPVRAPDYQPPVRQYREVTPGHVVQVWGEEWSA, from the coding sequence ATGACCAGCGCCGCGACCAAACCCATCGTTGCCCAAGCCCCCGTGCTGTCGGTCGCCGGCCTCACCACCTCCTTCATGCTCGAGCGGCAATGGCTTCCCGTCGTCCGCAATGTGTCGTTCGATATCGCGCCCCGGGAAACCGTGGCGATCGTCGGCGAGTCTGGTTCGGGCAAGAGCGTGACCGCGCTGTCGATCATGCGGCTCATTCCGAAGGAGATCGGCCGCGTCGAGGGGCGGGTCATGCTGTCGGGGCGCGATCTGCTCGCGCTGCCCGAGGCGGGCATGAAGGACATCCGCGGCAATGACGTCGCCATGATCTTCCAGGAGCCGATGACGAGCCTCAATCCCGTGCTCACCATCGGCTTCCAGATCGCCGAAGCGCTGATCCAGCATCGCGGCCTGTCGCGCGCGGCGGCGGAGGCGGAGACCATCCGCCTGCTCGATCGCGTCCGCATCCCGGCGGCGGCATCGCGCTTCCACGAGCATCCGCATCGCTTCTCCGGCGGCATGCGCCAGCGCGTGATGATCGCGATGGCGCTGGCCTGCAAGCCGAAGCTCCTGATCGCGGACGAGCCGACCACCGCGCTCGACGTCACCATTCAGGCGCAGATCCTGGAGTTGCTCAAGGAGCTACAACAGGAGGAGGGGATGTCGATCCTCTTCATCACCCACGACATGGGGGTGGTCGCCGAGATCGCGGACCGCACCGTGGTGATGTATGGCGGGCAGGCGGTGGAGACGGATGCCACCGCGCGCATTTTCGCCGCGCCTGCGCATCCCTACACGCGCGCGCTGCTCGCGGCCGTGCCGCGTCTCGGCTCGATGGATGGGCGGCCGCGGCCGATGCGTTTTCCGATCGTCGACAAGGTGACGGGCACATCGGACGAGCCGTCCGAGACGCCTGACACTGTCTCACCCGCCGCGCGGCCTTTGCTCGAGGTCTCAAATCTCACCACGCGCTTTCCGATCCGCTCGGGCCTGTTCGGCAAGGTCTCGGGCCGCGTCCATGCGGTCGAGAACGTCTCCTTCACCTTGCGTGCCGGCGAGACATTGGCCCTGGTCGGTGAATCCGGCTGCGGCAAGTCGACCACCGGCCGCTCCATCCTGAAGCTGACGGAGCCGGACAGCGGGACGGTCCTGATCGACGGCCAGGATGTGCTGGCCATGAACGGCCGAGCCTTGCGCGATGTGCGCAAGCACATGCAGATCGTGTTTCAGGATCCGTTCGCGAGCCTCAATCCGCGCATGTCGGTGGGAACGGCGATCGCTGCGCCCTTGCTTGCCAACGGACTCGCGACGGCGTCGCAGGCGCGCGACAAGGTTGCCGACCTGCTCGTCCGCGTCGGCCTCTCAGCCGACATGGCCGCGCGCTTCCCGCACGAATTCTCCGGCGGCCAACGCCAGCGCATCTGCATCGCGCGCGCGCTCGCGCTCGGGCCGAAGCTGATCGTCGCCGACGAAGCGGTCTCGGCGCTCGATGTCTCGGTGAAGGCGCAGGTCGTCAACCTGATGCTCGACCTGCAGGCCAGCATGGGCCTCGCCTATCTCTTCATTTCCCACGACATCGCCGTGGTCGAGCGCATGAGCCACCGCGTCGCCGTGATGTATCTCGGCGAGATCGTCGAGATCGGCCCGCGTGCATCGGTGTTCGGCAACCCCCAGCATCCCTACACCAGGAAGCTGATGGCCGCCGTGCCGGTGCCCGACCCGTCACGCCGCGGCACGCGACGCCAGGCCTCCAACGACGAGATCAGAAGCCCAGTCCGCGCGCCGGATTATCAGCCGCCGGTTCGGCAATATCGCGAAGTGACGCCCGGCCACGTGGTGCAGGTGTGGGGCGAGGAATGGTCGGCCTGA